One Candidatus Poribacteria bacterium genomic window, TCCGTGGTTAATTGGTGGACGAGGTGCCATGAAAGCACAGCATTTAAGTAGGTGTATAGGGTGTCAATTGTCTGAATCGCCGATTCTCACGGATGACCCGGATTAGAATGGATTTTGGGATTGCTGGGCGCGGCTTAAAATTGTTGCTTCAATGAAATTTGGTGGCAACCGTTGCGAATCCAGCGATTGCTTGCTTCATCTCGGCTTCTGTATGCGTTGCCATGACGGTGAGTCTTAATCGGCTCGTTTCTGCTGGCACAGCCGGTGGACGTATCGCTGGCGCGAATACCCCCTCTGTTAGGAGTGCTTCTGCCACATCTGTCGCCCGTTGTGGACCTCCTAATACTACTGGTAGGATTTGTGTCTCACCCGGCAATAGGGTATAGCCTAAATCAATCAAGGCAGTTTTGAGGCGTTCTGCATGTGAGGAGAGCCGTTGTTGTAATTCGGGCGTAGATCGGATGAGGTCAAGTGCGGCATTTGCAGCAGCCAACGTCGCCGGTGGAAGTCCAGTCGTGAAGATGAAGCCGCGCGCACGGTTGACGAGCAACTCGATCAGGGCATGGCTCCCCGCGATATACCCACCGAGTGCCCCCACCGCCTTACTGAGTGTACCCATCTGGATAATGCCTTCTCCTCGCAATCCGAAATGCGCAACGGTGCCGCTTCCGTTTTTCCCTAACACGCCAAACCCGTGTGCATCATCTACCATCACCATTGCATCGTGCGCTGCAGCGAGGTCGCAAATATCGGGTAAGGGAGCGATATCGCCGTCCATGCTGAAAACGCCATCTGTCACGATGAGTCGTCTCCGAAATGCAGTAGATTCTGATAGCAGGAC contains:
- the bioF gene encoding 8-amino-7-oxononanoate synthase — encoded protein: MKSKTHLTEPQGKLENWLDTERATLEQADLLRHLRTVMSAPTGTVNLDGRDVVLLGSNNYLGLSTHPKVIAAAVEATQTFGTGASGSRLISGNSGLYATLEMNLAEAKGTEAALVFSSGYAANTSVIPVLAGEGDLILSDALNHASIIDGCRLSRATKKVYQHCDVEHLKVLLSESTAFRRRLIVTDGVFSMDGDIAPLPDICDLAAAHDAMVMVDDAHGFGVLGKNGSGTVAHFGLRGEGIIQMGTLSKAVGALGGYIAGSHALIELLVNRARGFIFTTGLPPATLAAANAALDLIRSTPELQQRLSSHAERLKTALIDLGYTLLPGETQILPVVLGGPQRATDVAEALLTEGVFAPAIRPPAVPAETSRLRLTVMATHTEAEMKQAIAGFATVATKFH